One Argonema galeatum A003/A1 DNA window includes the following coding sequences:
- a CDS encoding COP23 domain-containing protein: MKFNFTASTLLATLAIFSVVAPKAQAQAVSFECEQSGSDPITWAIRDGNRAPAPLIIWRSTLGDWAPPERCEAVTNQLNSRVTANGGTMRGLAFNAGVVNRQTVVCFTSRSRPVCNSSNMLFTLNARNAQNVGSVLNKLGSVIYSIGQGKPTVNSGGTAVNAEDALGF, from the coding sequence ATGAAATTTAATTTCACTGCTTCAACTTTGTTAGCGACTTTAGCTATTTTTAGTGTTGTAGCCCCTAAAGCGCAAGCGCAAGCAGTAAGTTTTGAGTGCGAGCAATCGGGTTCTGACCCCATTACTTGGGCAATACGAGATGGGAATCGGGCACCAGCTCCATTAATTATTTGGCGAAGCACCCTTGGCGACTGGGCTCCTCCAGAAAGATGTGAGGCAGTTACAAATCAATTAAATAGTCGAGTAACTGCGAATGGAGGTACTATGCGCGGTTTAGCTTTTAACGCCGGAGTTGTCAATCGTCAAACGGTAGTTTGTTTCACCAGCAGGAGCCGACCAGTTTGTAATAGTAGCAATATGCTTTTTACCCTTAATGCAAGAAACGCCCAAAACGTGGGTTCAGTTTTGAATAAGCTGGGAAGTGTAATTTATTCTATAGGTCAGGGAAAGCCTACTGTTAATAGTGGTGGTACGGCAGTCAATGCAGAAGATGCACTTGGTTTCTAA